The following coding sequences lie in one Candidatus Eisenbacteria bacterium genomic window:
- a CDS encoding polysaccharide biosynthesis C-terminal domain-containing protein yields the protein MSFARQSVTTFATRILISFINLPVSIIIVRTLGATGQGIYSATATLTTLWVIFGLMGIDAAHTYLLAGRRASMGQIVANSLLLTAVLSIILIPGFILLAPLAVGEEASDFSRYVGLASLAIPLILVRYFLLSVFLGRRKIGTFNILHALSTLSLLAMIALFLTFLRMGPRGAVLAYVSSGLVFAVGAAVWVRRMERPDEGWDLRPSMKHFRFSIIYGLKGHFATLLSQFNYRFDMILVLRWLGTASQGYYSIAVILAEKLTHLTASVQLVLFPYVSGMDKEDANRLTPRACRHTLVWVAVTGAALILIGPIVMPILYTEDFEQALPAFRVLIPGIIALTLSKLLSSDLSGRNRRGLPTIAMAVAFALNLGLNIILIPRHGILGAAWASTSSYTLQTLLTIIFFCRVSGVPAIDLFLWRKDDYQLYGRLMRRAQSMAGRTRGHDDSDPILPGPPVDPDGPA from the coding sequence GTGAGTTTTGCGCGTCAAAGCGTGACGACCTTCGCCACCCGGATTTTGATCTCTTTTATCAATCTCCCCGTGAGCATTATCATCGTCCGCACTCTCGGCGCCACCGGCCAGGGTATCTATTCAGCGACGGCCACATTAACGACGCTCTGGGTCATCTTCGGTCTCATGGGTATCGACGCGGCGCATACGTATCTCTTGGCGGGCCGCCGCGCTTCCATGGGGCAGATTGTCGCCAATTCCCTTCTGCTGACGGCGGTCCTTTCCATCATCCTCATTCCGGGGTTCATCCTTTTGGCGCCGCTGGCTGTCGGCGAAGAAGCCTCCGATTTCAGCCGGTATGTCGGCCTCGCATCGCTCGCCATCCCTTTGATTCTTGTCCGGTATTTTCTGCTTTCCGTTTTTCTCGGGCGCAGGAAAATCGGGACATTTAACATTCTTCACGCTCTATCGACACTCTCGCTCCTGGCCATGATCGCCTTATTCCTCACCTTCCTGCGGATGGGGCCCCGCGGCGCCGTGCTTGCCTATGTTTCAAGCGGACTTGTCTTTGCCGTGGGCGCCGCCGTCTGGGTGAGGCGGATGGAGCGACCGGATGAAGGCTGGGACCTACGGCCTTCGATGAAGCACTTCCGCTTTTCAATCATCTACGGACTCAAAGGACATTTCGCCACGCTTTTAAGTCAGTTCAATTATCGTTTTGACATGATCCTTGTGCTGCGCTGGCTCGGAACAGCATCTCAGGGGTATTATTCCATCGCCGTCATCCTGGCGGAGAAGTTGACGCACTTAACGGCCAGTGTACAACTCGTTCTCTTTCCTTATGTATCAGGAATGGACAAAGAAGACGCGAACCGGCTGACACCGCGCGCCTGCCGCCACACTTTGGTTTGGGTGGCCGTCACCGGCGCCGCCTTGATTCTTATCGGTCCCATCGTCATGCCTATCCTTTATACGGAGGACTTTGAACAAGCGCTGCCCGCCTTCCGCGTCTTGATACCCGGGATCATCGCCCTAACCCTGTCAAAACTCCTCAGCAGCGACCTTTCCGGCCGGAACCGCCGGGGCCTGCCGACGATCGCCATGGCGGTCGCCTTTGCGCTGAATCTTGGCTTGAATATAATCCTCATCCCGCGCCACGGGATTCTGGGGGCGGCCTGGGCCTCCACCAGTTCTTATACATTGCAGACACTGCTGACGATCATCTTCTTCTGCCGAGTCTCCGGCGTGCCGGCGATAGATCTCTTTCTCTGGCGAAAAGATGATTATCA